In Ferviditalea candida, the DNA window AACATCCTCCTCGCATCCATCCTCTCTTACCAATGTCGCCGTCAAGCCCAGCCTGCGTGTCGCCTGAATTCCCGCCGTGACCCGGAATACCGGAGCCGGGAGCAGATGAACCTCATCGTAAATAATCAACCCCCAATCTCTTTCGTTAAACAGCTTCATATGCACAAATTCATCATCGCTGGATTTGCGATGCGTCAAAATTTGATAGGTCGCAATCGTCACCGGACGGACGGTCTTGCTGGGTCCGCAGTATTCGCCGATGGTTTGTTCGTTCAAATCCGTTTTGTCCAGCAATTCTTTCTTCCATTGGCGAACGGAGGTCACACTGCTTGTCAGAATCAAGGTTGCCGTGTTCAAACGGGCCATCGCGGCAATGCCGACGACGGTTTTTCCGGCCCCGCAGGGCAAAACGAGAACTCCGCTCCCTTCGTATACACTGTCCTTCCGATAGAACGCTTCGACCGCTTCCAATTGATAGTCTCGAAGCTGAAACGGCTTGCCCCCCGAGGTGAACTTTCGCAGCCGGATCGGCAGCGATTCTCCGTCGTGATATCCGGCAAGATCGATGACCGGAAAGCCGAGCCGGGTCAGTTCCCGTTTGACGATTCCACGAAACTGCGGTTCCACGGACAAGGACAAGGACGATCCGTCGACACGAGACATATAAGAACTTAAGGAAGAGAAAGCCAGCAGCTGGTTCATCACATCTTCGTTGCCGCATGCAAGACGCAGCCGGCCCCCGTCCGGCTCCAGCCGGATGCAGCCGTAACGTCCCATATGCTTGCGGATTTCGGCTTCCACGCTGCCGGGAAGCGGGAGTTTACTATAAGAGCGCAATTTTTCAATAATCTCATGCTCTTTCATTCCCGCCGCTGCCGCGTTCCATAGAGAAAGCGGGGTAATCCTGTATGTATACAGCTGCAGCGGACTTTTCACCAGATATGCGATTCCGGACAATAAATT includes these proteins:
- a CDS encoding DNA repair helicase XPB yields the protein MFDDSRPLIVQRDCTVLLEVRNNQFAEARNLLSGIAYLVKSPLQLYTYRITPLSLWNAAAAGMKEHEIIEKLRSYSKLPLPGSVEAEIRKHMGRYGCIRLEPDGGRLRLACGNEDVMNQLLAFSSLSSYMSRVDGSSLSLSVEPQFRGIVKRELTRLGFPVIDLAGYHDGESLPIRLRKFTSGGKPFQLRDYQLEAVEAFYRKDSVYEGSGVLVLPCGAGKTVVGIAAMARLNTATLILTSSVTSVRQWKKELLDKTDLNEQTIGEYCGPSKTVRPVTIATYQILTHRKSSDDEFVHMKLFNERDWGLIIYDEVHLLPAPVFRVTAGIQATRRLGLTATLVREDGCEEDVFSLIGPKCYDVPWRQMEERQWISEAVCREIRVPFSGQSLEEYRRAGAREKHRIAGENPAKILAVQDLLRKHAGDRILIIGQYISQLEQLASELNAPLICGKVRHEQREAIYDRFNQGEIPVLVVSRVANFAVDLPDANVAIQVSGSFGSRQEEAQRLGRILRPKQGGNQSFFYSLVTLDSSEQEFSLKRQLFLVEQGYRYETKTVNEAAQVGMVSL